Part of the Salvelinus sp. IW2-2015 linkage group LG7, ASM291031v2, whole genome shotgun sequence genome, tatcaccgtaaatgctgcacggccaaggCAGGCATCACCGAACTGGCATGAGATATGGCttggaaaacgtacctcaatccagggatgaaaAATGCGCTGTACTCCaaattatcccaactgttacaccgaGAAGATTGTACTAGATTAACACCGTTTTGTCATTCAGAGGAAGACTGTCTGACCCTAGTGCTGCTGTAAGCAAGCAGATCGGATCTGCTGTTCTGGCAAGCTTgctatacattttttgttaacatcACTGTCAAAAGTATTGGGCTAGGTTAGCTGGCTAAAGCTGACATTACTAGATAGCTGTTCTGCCCATAGACATTGAATGATGCCTACTTCATCCAACTCCACGAAAAGCTGCCCGTGTGGAATAAACTAGCCAGCTGGCGAGCTATAGAGATGTAGGGAGTTTAggaagttaacgttagctagcacccTACCAAAAGAGGGTCAATCCTCTTCGACCTAACATTTTCATAATCAAAAGACAACTCACCGGTTCCAAACATACTGGGGGTTTACATGATGAAAATGAATGCACATCTCTTTCTTAATAAACGTTTGAGTCTTTACAGAAGTAAATGAAACATACAGATTTAGCTGTACAAGAACATGGACTGTAGCTATACCATAGATTGTGTTCATTTTTCTGTGGCTACACCCCAAACAAAGGATGTTACAAATTTCCATGGTAACCTTTGTTACCCCCAAATTGCATTCGACACATTCAGACGTTTGGGGGATTTACAGCGCCACACTGGTCATCTTTAGAAACGCATTGTCAAAAAGCTATACACTAACCTACAACAGTTGAGATTATTTCACACTTTCCATCCACTGAAACAACCAACCCAAGTCAAAAGTGCTGCTATAGATCTGAATTCAAGGTTTATTGAATACTTCACCAAATGCTTGGAAGATTACATCACAATATGTATAGCACttatatgtatatttattttacagtttttaTTTCTCCCATatactgtgtatttatatatagatCCCCATTCTTTAGGGAAAAGTAGAATTCCATAGTTGGAAGGGGGAGGAATGCTTctcaaaaatatttaaatgcatttcaaataattaCATACatccttgtttaaaaaaaaaaatgtagacagtATTAAACTACAAATGGTAAAGTGGATAGCTATACACCGACATGTTTAGGAGTAACGTTTGGTTTTGCTTCATTCTTTCTCCTGTCTGGTGTATTTTCACTGACAGGCTGAGAAAGTACTGGAAAGTTAATACATGAGAGGGCTCTGTTCACACAGACTCCATAGGTGTAAAACAGAACAgggaaaatagaaaaatagaaccgtttgatGGGATAATAAAATCTCATCCTTGCTATATACCATGGGCTTTGCCTTGTAGACCTTTACAGGACAATAGAATCTAGAAAATAGCAATTCATAAATTTTTGCGCTCAGAACATTGGAACCCTCCAATACTCAGTTTGGGGAGAAAACATAGGAAATGTGAAAAAGAACATGCAGTAGCCTTTCAACAAGACCCTCAAGTAAACTGGCATGTAATAATCACTATAAAATAACAAATGAGTAAAATAGGGAATGTTAAAACAGGCCATAGTGATTCACACGATGTAATTGATGGGGAATGGTGGCAGGGGAACAACCCAACAAGTGCAGCCATAGGGCTTATCCATTAGGACTCTCTCTGGAACCCGTGGAGCCCCGAACATAGCAAGCCATTCCCATCAATGGTCATCCCAGAGTGGGACGCTCAATACAGGTTGTACTACAATACAAATAACACAGGAGGCCAAAAACCAACCACCAATAACATCAAATGAAGACATTTTACATAACGAAAAGGGACAGTAATAGGGATGAGCCTTGGTATCAGGCCTATCAGTTACAATATTTTTGGATCAGATCAACAAGCGCATCACAATGGGAGACACTGAGGATACTTTACTGTATTATCATTTGCTTATCGACGCAGGTTTCCAATGAGCCTCTCTGCCAGTGAACTTTTCAGCATATTCAGTAATTATTCTTTATTTGCTTTAGCATTTGGATATGCATGTTTGTTCAGTCTTAAAAACAGAAAGTAATCAAATCAACAAATGGGACAAACAAAATCAGGTAcaggatagatatatatatatacacacacacacacacacacacacacacagtgccttcggagagaattcagaccccttgactttttcaacattttgttacattacagccttactctaaaattattattatatattttttttaaatgtttcatatgaatctacacacaataccccacaatgacaaagtgaaaacaggtttaggcATTTTTgcacattaataaaaaaaaagtaaaaaaaattgagctcaggtgcatcctgtttccattgatcatccttgagacgtttctacaacttgattggagtccacctgtggtaaattcaattgattggacatgattcggaaaggcacacacctgtctatataaagtcccaaagttgacagtgcatgtcagcaaaaaccaagccatgaggtcaaaggaattgtccgtagagctccgagacaggattgtgttgaggcacagatctggggaagggtaccaaaaacatttctgcagcattgaaggtccaagaacacagtggcctccatcattcttaaatgaaaggagtttggaaccaccaagactcttcctagatctggccagcctggccaaactgagcaatctggggagaaaggccttcgccagggaggtgaccaagaacccgatggtcactctgacagacctccataattcctctgtggagatgggagaaccttccagaaggacaaccatctccgtagcagtccaccaatcaggtctttatggtagagtggccagacgaaagccatttctcagtaaaaggcacatgacagcccgtttggagattgccaaaaggcatctaaagactctcacaccatgagaaacaaaattatctggtctgatgaaacccagatttaactctttggcctgaatgtcaagtcacgcctggaggaaacctgacaccatccctaagcatggtggtggcagcatcggggcggcagggtagcatagtggttagagcatagtggttagagcgttggactagtaaccgaaaggttgcaagttcgaatccccgagctgacaaggtacaatctgtcgttctgcccttgaacaggcagttaacccactgctcctaggccgtcattgaaaataagaatttgttcttaactgacttgcctagttaaataaaggattaaAAAAATCTTGCTGTGGAGATGCTTTTCAgaggcagggcctgggagactagtcaggattgagggaaagttgaacggagcaaagtccagagagatccttgatgaaaacctgctccagagtgctcaggacctcagacttgggcaaatgttcaccttccaacaggacaacaactcttagcacacagccaagacaacgcaggagtggcttcgggacaagtctcagaatgtccttgagtggcctagccacagcacggacttgaacctgatccgACATCTctggagaactgaaaatagctgtgcagcaacgctcctcatccaacctgactgagttTGAGaggatacaggtgtgccaagcttgtagcatcatacccaagaagattcaacaaagtactgagtaaagggtctgaatacttatgtaaatgtgatcagtttaaaaaaatatttttaatacatttgcaaaaatttctaaaaacctctttgctatgtcattatggggtattattgtgtgtcgatggatgaggggggaaaacgatttaatccattttagaataaggatgtaacacaaaatgtggaaaaagtcaaggggtctgaatactatctgaatgcactgtgtgtgtgtatatatatatatatatatataatagcatCAATAAATAATTGTAGTTAATTTtccattacatttgacatttaacGTCAGAGTGTTGAGAAACAGCTAGTAGAGCTCTGTCCCATCACAGTGCTTTTCTCCCAGCAGGGGCTTCTAGGGGGAGTCAGTAGGGCACCGGAACTTATCACCAACACTCCAAACAGGAACTGATGACTCTCAAAGCATCTGCCCCTGAGGGTAACAATCTTTGCTTCGATCTCTTGCATCACTACACACTCCCTACTTCTGATAGGGGAGCTCTCATACACCTCAGAGTCCCACCAGCCTCCCCGTTCCATCTCCAGACCCTCCTAGGGCGCCGGGGGCCGTGGCTGGCCCATCTCAGGAGCAGCGATGTGGAAGACGGAGCCGATGCGGAGGAAGAAACGGCGTAGGACGGCGCGGAGCTCTGGGATCAGGTCAAACTGCATCATCTCACACAGGTGCGGGTAGTAACAGGAGGCATGAGGCTTGAACTGAAGAGGGGGGAAAAGAGCAGGCTATTTAGCATCGGACAGATATATGCAAATTAAGCTTAGAGTGGAATGTGATGTCAAAGAGTGAATTGTTTGAAATATGGTCAAAGTTGAATGTCAACATTGTTTGTTTAAATACGACCAGGTAATACACCCGTAGGTGGGATTTGCAAAGGGGAAACATTTGTTAATCAAAGTCAGAATGACCCCTAAAGCTGCATACTTCCTGTTCATATCTGATTGATATGTGCACAGAAACTTGTTGGTACCTAAGCTAGTGTCCTTCCTTTTGTTACTcaaatttacatttgagtaatttagcagtcactcttatccagagcacttacaggagcaattagggttaagtgccttgctcaagggcagacagatttttcacctagtcgtctcggggattcgaaccagcaacctttcggttactggtccaacgctcttaactgctaggctacttgCTGCCCCAAATCAACTTGAGTATGATTCAAGAATTAAGAACAATGCTAAGGTTAACTGATTGTACACCCTATACGGGAAATCTGCACTGAACCCGTGAGTCTAATTCAGAGATCCTTAATGTAGCCGAGGTATCCCAAGGCCCCGGGGGCAGTCCCTGGTCTGCCTGCACACATCTGATGTCCTCTTTTACATACCCAGGTCATTACACAGACAAACTGTCAAATAATCTGTCTCCTTCCTCTATGGAAGTCAAATTCATTGCCTAAGGGGAAAGGAGGCCAATGAAGGGCTGTCCTACAGCTCAATAATCAAACCATTTTCACTATTAGGTTACTCCAATTGGACATCAGGGGAAATGGACAGTCTTCTTTTCATAGCTTTTACTGACTTGGGGTAGATCATTGAAATGGTGCTTGCAGACAGTCCCTCACAAACAGTCTTCATAGGGTAATATTACCATTTTAAAGAACAGATCAATCTTGTGGGGCAAATATTTCAGTCCATGTGTATGTGCCTTAGTGTGTAACTTGTGAATAAATGAGTGTGTGCCTTGATGTCGGTCAGTCGAAGAGTCCTGGTgagcagcaggaggagcaggCTTGTCCAGGCCTCTCTGTGGCTCTCAGAGGTCAGGCTGATAAAGTAGGCCAGGGCCTCGCTGCACACgctgaggagaggacaggacacacaGGACCAACATTACCACACATCTCACTGCCAGTGGGGGAACACCCCCACAAACCATTGATGAAGACCCTATTACAGATGGGCCAATCAGGAAGACTAAGGATGACATGATGTAATCAAATTAACATTCAAGCTAGTCTTGTTGTTCAAGTAGCACAAGTAacttttacatatatatatatattttttctccccaatttcatggtatccaattgttagtagttactgtcttgtctcatcgctacaactcccgtacgggctcgggagagacgaaggttgagagccatgcgtcctccgaaacacaacccaaccaagccgcactgcttcttaacacagcgagcatccaacccggaagacagccgcaccaatgtctcggaggaaacactgtacacctagcgacctggtcagcgtgcactgcgcccggcccgccacaggagtcgctagtgcgcgatgagacaaggatatccctaccggccaaaccctccctaacccggacgacgctaggccaattgtgcgtcgccccatggacctccatTGACCACTGCGCCAACCGGGAGGCCCCAACTTTTACATatttaacaataataatacatggTCTTTATATAGCGCTTCTCAAGGACCCAAAGTCGCTTTACAATTGTAAAGACCTTTCACAACATGATCCCTCCCACTGTCTTTCCCTCTCCAGGACACTCACAGCAGCAGTCGTGTCTGGATGTCAGGCCAGGAGTCCTGGAGCTGCCGGTCAGAGTACATGCGGAACAGAATACGCAGGCTACAGGCCAGGCTACTGGTCTCCTGCTTTAGCAGATTGGGCTTCGACTTCCCCTTAAAtcctgagacacagagagaggcagacagccagacagacatatGAAAGTAGATACCACAGAGATAACAAGAGAATCCTGTATCTCACATGACAGATCtgaacacaccagacacacagacagttgaACGCACCTGCTCTCCAGAGTGCAGTCCTCTGCTCGTTGTTAGAGTTGAAATCTCTGGCAAAGGTGTGTGACTCCAGCAAGCAGTCCAGCAGCTTGAAAAGGTGCTGGGAGGAGAGGTGTCTGTACATGCCCTGCTCCCCCTGCCCAGGGTCCCCTTCCTCTGCAGCCTCCTCCAGAGCATCCCTCTGGGAGAGACAGCACAGAGTCTAGGTCAATCCTcccaacaacatacagtacacccAAAACACTCTACTAAGTTGATGCATAAAAGCCATGATTAAATGTGAATATGGGTCATGACTTCAGTTTCGAGCCATTGTAGTTTAGCTCCATTATGACAAACCTGTGCAGAAGCCATATTTTCGGCATCTTCCTTCTTGCTGGTTGCCGGGTAGAAGACAATGTTGTCAATGGTCTGGATCAGCTCCAGCTGCACCACACACTTGATGAGCAGTCCAGCAAACAGCTTCTGGTCTGACACTCCTACCACAGACACAGAGTACAGCGGCATCAGGAAGACAGATAGGAACCCACGAGAGACTGAGGTCAAATGTGGAAAAGTGGAACACGacaaggaggaggatgaggtatGTATAAAGATAGAAATGTGAATTGAGGTGAGAAGGTCAAAAGGTTTCTGTAATTCGTTGCATACTGGCATGGGGTTTACCCTTCCAGGTCTCATCGCTGGCAGTGGACATTtggctctgacctcctctctctgACAGGGCTCTGTCATAGCTGCTCTGGGATTGGGTGTCAAAATCTACATCCTGTAGTATGTTTGTGAGAGAAAACAACTCATGACACGAACAAACGGCAagatatttattttcaaaagtcAAATCACTGCCATATACTCATGTGTGTCTATAGTCAGGCTCAAAAGCTTTAATTTCACTGTCTGAAGCTTCATAAATGTATTGTTTGCCCACCATATGTTTCCCAtcaccagcctcctcttcctGACCAGCTGGTCGCCATGTCAACAGGCTGTAGAGAGGAGAAAATAGAATGTGCACATCATCAGTCATGTGGTCTATTGGAGGAAGGGTTTCCTGTGTCCATGACTTACCATGGCCTGCTGAATGTTCTGCTCATGACTACAACATCTGACATCAGACTTGTTCTTGTAATGCAACGCAAATACAAGATCAGAATTTCTTACTATAACAGTGCGTTTTCTGTTTATGTGTGCAAATAAAACACATTGAGAATTAGTGTTGGATGCCTGTTTATGGTGATGGGTTgcaaaagtgaaaacagggtgACAGACAGGCCGGCAGCAGAACTCACACGTGTGGGCTGGTGGTCTGGAAGATGTCCAGCATACAGGAGCAGGTGACGTTCCACACCTCTGGGCTAAACTTCTCCCCATTCAGGATGACCAGGTTCTCTAGGCAGTTAGTCCCTGACCGGGCCAACTGCTCATTATCTGGGGTAGCGGAGAGAAAATAGTGGTGTCATTCACCATTACGTCACCCAACTTCAAATTCCTGGTAAATGTTTCACAAAGAATATTACAGTGAATACAGCTTGAATtgaattaagtgtgtgtgtgtgtgtgtgtgtcagctgctGTTTTGTCCCCTCTCTATGGTGTGTGACTGTATGAGTCAGCTGCTCTCTTTTCCCGCCTCTCTCTGTGGGGAGTATAGAACCCACCTTGTTTGACACACCACTGCAGCTGAGTGAAGATGTCAGCCAGCAGGACCTCACTGAGAGGCTCATAGAACTGGGTGAAGACGTCACAAATGGCGTACAGGGCGTGGTTACAGGTCGTGGTCATCCACTCATGCTTCTACAATAAATCACAagacacaaaatacacacagacGAGCAACACAACAAATCACGAGGTTGAGTGAGTGACTGGTGCAAAAGCTAGTGTTAATTACAGAAATGCCTACTCAAAACAGTCCTACGGTGGAACCAATGACAATCCCTACAGCCTCTCACCTCCGTCTGCTGCTCAGGGAGCTTCATATTGTCGAAGATGCGGAAGACGATGCGGAAAAGGTCGTGCCACCAGTGCTTTTCAAAGGTGTGTCCATAGCTCTTCATAATCTCAAACATCACAGTCAGACCCCTGTGACAGAAAAACACACGTCAAGCGTACATGAATGCCTATTGGGCTCAAAGCATTACATTTGTGGTGCCTCTACACATGTAGGGTGAGCTAAGGGTCAGATTCCTTACCTTGTCCTGATGTCCAGCTTGCAGCGGTTGATGATGCAGGACAGCTCAAAGAGGATGGGGAACCAGCCTCTCACCCACACCCGGTCCCCTGGGGCCACGTTCATGTCATCACTGGTGTACTCCCGCAGAGCCTGGGGACAGACAGGGAAGACCCATCAGAGGAACATTATCCTGATGGACTGGCACCATCATGTACTTAACCATGATGCAAATAAAGAATCCACTCCAAAATGCTGTTCGGTTGCAGGCTTGATTAGAAAGCACTTTGTGATCTAGGTTTGGGATGTGCTTTGGAATTCTGTGGGATGCCTACCTGCGGCCGTTCAGCCACATATTTAGCACAGTGGCGTATGAGCCGGATGGCCTCCATACTGGTGTCAGGGAAGGCAGCGTTGCACACAAACTCAGACAGACACTTCACTGCATCCTGGAAGGAGTCTATGGCTGCTGCAAAGTGCTGCTGAAACGTGTTCActggagaagagaaaggagaattACTATACAGCAGTCCATTTCTCTCCCGAGCTGGCCATGCCCTTTGAGACAAAATGATGGTTGAGCCCCAGTCCTAACGTGTCGGTACTCACTGACTATGTGGCCAGTAGTCTGGAAGGCCAGCTCCACAATGTTCTCGTCGTGATCCGAGGCGGCCTGGTGGAACACAGAGAAGATGTTCTTCCAGCCGGAGCGGATGTTGGCTGCCTGGGAGTTGACCATCTGGGCCACACAGCGGATCACCATGTCCCTGATAGTGGGAGATCTgtggaggaaagaaagagagggacaaaGAGTCCAGCATTTGTGGCGAGTGTGTAGGCTGGATTTGGTTCTGTGCTGGCAGGGTTTTTCCACGTCATATCCCCTAGATTGTTCCAAAtcacctctgcctctctccttctactCCTCTCATATTTTCCTATCTCCCTTCCCTCTGGTCCAGTCTCTACCTGTTCTTCTTCACGATGTGTTCAAATGGCCGGAGGAAGTCCTTCTGGAAGCGGAAGTTAGCCAGCTCTCCTTTCTCCAGGAACTTCATGGACAGCTGCCTCAGAGAGTCCACGGCAAAGATGGCCACGTCCTCGTTGGGGTTGCAGCCCACCTGGTGGAGGAGCAGACGCACAGTCAGTACATAGCAGGGCACAATACTTTTTGTTTTTGCGACCCTTTTGACTTGGCTGTGAAAGTAAAAACGTACTTGTCACATCAGTGTGAGCTGAACATTCATTGCATGGTCACCTCACTCAAGTTTCAAAACGTCCTATTTTTTGGGGTGTCGAAAACCAGTATAGTGCATtctcctcatgattcctgtaatgaaagtgtctgccctgCCCCTAGGCCCTTTTCcctggggcctgctgctgtgatgagcgagccactctctctccctctcccccaatgTGGGCTCCAGGATAGAGAAAAAAGGCTTCTGATTGTAGAACTTTTCAAAATTTAACTGCGGGAAAATACATAGCTTTGGAGGCAACTACTGTTGTTCTCAACTTTCTGTGGATATCATTTGTATTCGTCATCTCTTTAATAGAGTTCAacagcaactattttacaaccaagatatttgATTTGGCTTTAAGATGCGAAGTGCTCGTCGGCCAATGCGAGTGCATAAGGTAGCAAGCTACAACTGCAAAGTCTTTTTAGGACATCATTGGACTTAGATGAATACATGATTACTAGCAGTAGGTATTATATTTAGTGTTCCTGATCTAGCTAATGTGctttgagttttcacttcctgATGTGGTGaattagcctatgatattagtgcacataaagatgaATCTCTATTGATCAACAAAATTCTGGAAATTCTGGAGGcctattttaacagtaaaatataacaataGCCTATTGTCAACCCACAATTCATGACattcactggattaggttgcacatcaaCATCTTtaatcatgcattcctgcttggacatgttagATGAAACAACATATTTTTTGAATAGCCTACCTTCTCAGTAGTCTATTACACTGTCTAAAGCACTGTGAATGACTTTCTACGGtgatttagaaaaatgtatgttgtgtaaCGCCGCAGAAAAAACTAAATGGTGTGACCAGACCAAATCAttggctggtgccaccaactgaaaaagATAGTAGCACCATTACAGCCAGtggaaaatgttagtctggagcccttgATAGACTAAGTATCTGCATAATCAGGTTAGATTAATAGATTTAGACTACTGCTGGACTAACAATtctcaatggacaatatcaatttaaagtgttttttttagtccaggaatatGCTTAATCTGGTTCCAGGACACCTTCCTTACTGAAGATAGGAGCTCACCTTGTTGAAGTGGTCTCCGATGACCTGCCAGATGCGTGACCACTGCAGACGGATGCGGTTCATGTTGTAGTAGGAGATCTCTACTATCTTCTGCAGACTGAACATCCTCGGCTGGTGAGTAGAGGCCAGTTCATCCATGGAGACCGCACATAACCACCGCACAAAGTCCACTAGGAAAAGGACACAATCAGTAAACGCACGCATTGCCAGTCAGATATACACACACGTGGCGAAACGCACAGATCCACTTACCAACTGCATTTCCATCCAGCCTTGTGGAACCAGTGAAGAtcctgcaaacaacaaacacaggtCAGATTTACAAGACAAGACATTACAAAGAACAGATGTCTGCGGCCATGGATGTACGTTGAACATGTATCTCTCACCTGTCTACAGCCACCACCACGCTCTGAGAGCTGGTCTCTCCCACTGACTCCTGGATATGAGCCATCTGCCTCCTGTCTGGACCTCCCACCAGGGTCCCTGCAACAGGAAACCCATTCCAGACACACCATTTAACATATTATGCCATTTAGCCAACACTttaatccaaagtgacttacagtcaagcGTGCATATATTTTACACACGGGTGGTCCCGGAAATCGAACCCACTATACTGTCattgcaagctccatgctctaccaactaagctacagaggatagggtgtccaatcaaaaatgcatctttgaccaatgggtaaaatgATATGTTGGGTAGAtaatcctctaagaaaaccaatggtccaaacctcacGTCTCCATCATAATCCGTTCaaaagttattggagtttttaacccttgtaggatggccagaattagggtgactaaatcaatggagacCAGAGAAAATAAATTGGTCAAAAATCAGTCAAATTGCATCGCGCCAGCTAGGATGGATTCTGTGCAAGAATTAAGgccactggctgactggctggctcacTTCCCCAGTTTGAACTCGTCATCTTTATTCTCGAATCCGCAGGATATAAAACAATATAGGAGGTAAGAAggatatcgattttgagacacaaaatatagtattttcatattttagtatatacgctttatttttatttgaaattccaATTCTTTAAAAAGTTTTCCTTTAATGATttgttagagaaagaccccactgaacaaTTTAGAGCATGAATATTCATACTTGTCTTGGTAAAATTTCATCACCAAAGTGCGTTTTCACCCACTCTGGGCAGAGTTGGTGGACACCCTTTAGAGGACCACATCTTCACACACTAACTGTCCCTGATTTTCAAAGCCCTGTGTGACCTACCCAGTCCCAGGGGCATGAACTCCTCTCCCCCGATCGGGAAACCCTTGATGCCGGTCTGACTGTCCCGGACCACTCCAGAGATGTAGCGTGTCTTCACCCCCGTGCCAATCAGCTGGGCCAACTCCAGCTGGCTGATACACCGCAGGATctgcacagagaaacacaggcCAAGGGTTAGAGGTCAGCCTCCATGTTCTGTTCATGACGTCTCTACCAATTCAAGTGCTATGCTCACTTTCCACTGGATTTGTTtgcatagagacagacagatatatgGGGTGGATTTCTGACTCgcagaagaggagatgagaggcagGGTTGGGAAAGCCAGGTTGACTACATGGGAGAAGCCCTGACCTACCTCGTGCCAAGAGTTGCCCAGGTAGTTTCCGTCTGTGTGGGCCACAGTGATAAGGGTCTTGATGGTGTCAATGTTCTTCTGCTTCATCTCAGTGATGCTGGAGCTGGCTGTGAGCAGGGTGAACCGAGCCAAGGCTTGGACATAAGCATCCCTCTCCAACTGCACAGCGCCgcgaagacacagacagacgagTCATTCAAAGAAACAGACAAAACAGGCTTTTCTAGGAGTTTCAAGTTCATGTTGAGCATAGAATGGAGGGGGTTAACAAAATGAATCATAGTCCACGGATAGTAAAGGGTTTTGAAAGGGGATGATACATTCAATTATTTTGCTGTGGCCTCTGACCAGCATACTGAAGATACAGGTGATCCTGATGGCACAGCGGATCCCCTCCAGACACAGAGAGGCCACCTCCTGGTCATCACAGTCCTGCAGCCCCACGCTGAAGGCTGCCAGGAGAGGGGTCCACGCCAACTGCAACACACACGCAGAGCACACACTTGAATCTTTTCCCTCCGCGAAGAGCATTGGTCATACAGCCACCCTCTGGCACACATTCACAAGCATTACCCATCCCAGCCACTGCAGATGGTGGTGCAGTAGTCCTAATGATACTATATGCCATTTAGTCCATTCTTTTATTCAAAGAAACttgcagtcatgcgtgcatacattttacttatgggtggtcccgggaattgaacccactatccgGGTGTTGCAagccccatgctctaccaactgagctatggAGGACATAGTCATTGCGAGGGTGGCTCTGCAGTACCTTAAACATGGGCCGGACGTGTTCCAGGTGGGTGGCGCTGAAGAAGGGAGCCTGGGCGTGGCTCACAGCCTCCATCAGGGCCTTGGCTGTCTTGGCCATCTGTTCCATCTCCACGTTATATAGCAGACGACGCTGCTTCTCAG contains:
- the LOC111966427 gene encoding brefeldin A-inhibited guanine nucleotide-exchange protein 2 isoform X2, producing the protein MQQQQRLAQQQQQKQTESTKTKSMFLSRALEKILSDKELKRSQHSQLRKACQVALDEIKIELEKQKDGTVVPPRANYIEADKYVLPFELACQSKSPRIVSTSLDCLQKLIAYGHITGNAPDSSAPGKRLIDRLVETICNCFQGPQTDEGVQLQVIKALLTAVTSPHIEIHEGTVLLTVRTCYNIYLASRNLINQTTAKATLTQMLNVIFTRMETQAALESHEQEKDRLCLPHQNPSTSPGRMCGSPRSDHTLDLSGTPSPAASTPDLHTMPLAPDTPSINGQPEECKTEEDVAVTEEKREETPPPVFEDPVSETPTTVKQPVEEGHEVGQGEKSEVGEEEKPEVDSKPTEQPTSEVVEEVAPAPEPEPQPQTAPEGDHLPEQTEVAPPRPRTDTNQMNGIMDDRGSVSSTDILDAESMQGGQNTARFSHILQKDAFLVFRSLCKLSMKPLADGPPDPKSHELRSKVVSLQLLLSVLQGAGPVFRTHEMFVNAIKQYLCVALSKNGVSSVPEVFELSLAIFLTLLSHFKVHLKMQIEVFFREIFLTILETSSSSFEHKWMVIQTLTRICADAQCVVDIYVNYDCDLNAANIFERLVNDLSKIAMGRSGQELGMTPLQELSLRKKGLECLVSILKCMVEWSRDMYVNPNLQANLGQERPSDGEGPELKLPDHLASRRDSVSSLDSTMSSSVQSSQPDHPEQYEVIKQQKDVIEHGIELFNKKPKRGVQFLQDQGMLGNTAEDIAQFLHQEERLDTTQVGEYLGENVRFNKEVMYSYVDQLDFCGRDFVSALRAFLEGFRLPGEAQKIDRLMEKFAARYLECNQGQTEFASADTAYVLAYSIIMLTTDLHSPQVKNKMTKEQYIKMNRGINDSKDLPEEYLSSIYDEIAGKKIAMKDSKEHTITPKTSKHSVATEKQRRLLYNVEMEQMAKTAKALMEAVSHAQAPFFSATHLEHVRPMFKLAWTPLLAAFSVGLQDCDDQEVASLCLEGIRCAIRITCIFSMLLERDAYVQALARFTLLTASSSITEMKQKNIDTIKTLITVAHTDGNYLGNSWHEILRCISQLELAQLIGTGVKTRYISGVVRDSQTGIKGFPIGGEEFMPLGLGTLVGGPDRRQMAHIQESVGETSSQSVVVAVDRIFTGSTRLDGNAVVDFVRWLCAVSMDELASTHQPRMFSLQKIVEISYYNMNRIRLQWSRIWQVIGDHFNKVGCNPNEDVAIFAVDSLRQLSMKFLEKGELANFRFQKDFLRPFEHIVKKNRSPTIRDMVIRCVAQMVNSQAANIRSGWKNIFSVFHQAASDHDENIVELAFQTTGHIVMNTFQQHFAAAIDSFQDAVKCLSEFVCNAAFPDTSMEAIRLIRHCAKYVAERPQALREYTSDDMNVAPGDRVWVRGWFPILFELSCIINRCKLDIRTRGLTVMFEIMKSYGHTFEKHWWHDLFRIVFRIFDNMKLPEQQTEKHEWMTTTCNHALYAICDVFTQFYEPLSEVLLADIFTQLQWCVKQDNEQLARSGTNCLENLVILNGEKFSPEVWNVTCSCMLDIFQTTSPHVLLTWRPAGQEEEAGDGKHMDVDFDTQSQSSYDRALSERGGQSQMSTASDETWKGVSDQKLFAGLLIKCVVQLELIQTIDNIVFYPATSKKEDAENMASAQRDALEEAAEEGDPGQGEQGMYRHLSSQHLFKLLDCLLESHTFARDFNSNNEQRTALWRAGFKGKSKPNLLKQETSSLACSLRILFRMYSDRQLQDSWPDIQTRLLLVCSEALAYFISLTSESHREAWTSLLLLLLTRTLRLTDIKFKPHASCYYPHLCEMMQFDLIPELRAVLRRFFLRIGSVFHIAAPEMGQPRPPAP